The following proteins come from a genomic window of Pseudomonas putida:
- a CDS encoding alginate export family protein, with protein sequence MTLNPFVKAGIGLSFALLWSCPTLADMTAQKNFGLDVKITGQSEDDRDLGTRSGGDVNGLGLDLRPWVYGERGNWSAYAMGQAVAATDTIETDTLRQNDDGTTTDTGDDSRQPDKSYLAMREFWVGYSGLTAYPGEQLRLGRQRLRSDDGMWRDTNIEALNWTFDTTLLKADLGVAQRFSEYRTDLTELAPEDEDRTHVYGNVATQWTPGHWVGLRAHHTHDSGSLKSPGETIDALDKTRTGDLTWLGLEANSDAYNWRNDHTVNYWGSLTWLTGDRDKLNSQLVGDDQVVVGKQSGDVNAWATDLGIRLRLDPNWQVGAAYARGSGGGGDDGSSNFEQTGLESNRSNFTGTRSRVHRFGEAFRGELGNLQAATLFASWQLREDYDASFIYHKFWRVDGSQNIGSSGINAAVNDNGVSRPLVNGEKDLGQEMDVVVTKYFKQGLLPASMSQAIDEPSALVRLRAGVFKPGDAYGKEADSYMHRAFVDVIWRF encoded by the coding sequence ATGACGCTCAATCCCTTCGTGAAAGCCGGCATCGGCCTGAGCTTCGCCCTGCTGTGGTCCTGCCCGACCCTGGCCGACATGACCGCCCAGAAAAACTTCGGCCTGGATGTGAAGATCACCGGCCAGTCGGAAGACGATCGCGACCTGGGCACCCGCTCCGGTGGTGACGTCAACGGCCTGGGCCTTGACCTGCGCCCTTGGGTGTACGGCGAGCGCGGCAACTGGAGTGCCTACGCCATGGGCCAGGCCGTTGCCGCCACCGACACCATCGAAACCGACACCCTGCGCCAGAACGATGACGGCACCACCACCGACACCGGTGACGACAGCCGCCAACCCGACAAAAGCTACCTGGCCATGCGCGAGTTCTGGGTCGGCTACAGCGGCCTCACGGCTTACCCGGGCGAGCAGCTGCGCCTTGGTCGCCAACGCCTGCGCAGCGACGACGGCATGTGGCGCGACACCAACATCGAAGCGTTGAACTGGACCTTCGACACCACCTTGCTCAAGGCTGACCTGGGTGTGGCCCAACGCTTCAGCGAATACCGCACCGACCTGACCGAGCTGGCCCCGGAAGACGAAGACCGTACGCACGTATACGGTAACGTCGCCACGCAGTGGACTCCCGGCCACTGGGTTGGCCTGCGCGCCCACCACACCCATGACAGCGGCAGCCTGAAAAGCCCGGGCGAAACCATCGACGCACTGGACAAGACCCGCACCGGCGACCTCACCTGGCTGGGCCTGGAAGCCAACAGCGACGCCTACAACTGGCGCAACGACCACACCGTCAACTACTGGGGCAGCCTGACCTGGCTGACCGGTGATCGCGACAAGCTCAACAGCCAGCTGGTCGGTGACGACCAGGTCGTTGTCGGCAAGCAGAGCGGCGACGTCAACGCCTGGGCCACCGACCTGGGCATCCGCCTGCGCCTGGACCCGAACTGGCAAGTTGGCGCGGCCTATGCCCGCGGCAGCGGCGGTGGTGGCGACGACGGTTCGAGCAACTTCGAGCAGACCGGCCTTGAGAGCAACCGCTCCAACTTCACCGGTACCCGTTCGCGCGTGCACCGCTTCGGCGAGGCCTTCCGCGGCGAGCTGGGCAACCTGCAGGCGGCCACCCTGTTCGCCTCCTGGCAACTGCGCGAGGACTACGACGCCAGCTTCATCTACCACAAGTTCTGGCGTGTCGATGGCTCGCAAAACATTGGCTCCAGCGGTATCAACGCCGCGGTTAACGACAACGGCGTGAGCCGCCCGCTGGTCAACGGCGAGAAAGACTTGGGTCAGGAAATGGACGTGGTCGTCACCAAGTACTTCAAGCAGGGCCTGCTGCCTGCTTCGATGAGCCAGGCGATCGACGAGCCGTCCGCTCTGGTGCGCCTGCGTGCCGGTGTGTTCAAGCCCGGCGATGCCTATGGCAAGGAAGCGGACTCTTATATGCACCGCGCCTTCGTCGACGTGATCTGGCGCTTCTAA
- the algK gene encoding alginate biosynthesis TPR repeat lipoprotein AlgK → MIPHKKSASRGLCALAAAIALAGCAGLPDQRLANEALKRGDTALAERNYKALADLGYSDAQVGLADIKVATRDPSQLKEAEATYRAAAATSPRAQARLGRLLVAKPDSTQAEREEAQTLLKLAAKQGQGNTLIPLAMLYLTYPQSFPNINAQQQIDQWRAAGNPEAGLAQVLLYRTQGTYDQHLGEVEKICKAALNTSDICYVELATVYQKRGQADQQAALLGQLKSAYARGAVPATRVDSVARVLADRSLGQTDEKTAKALLEQVAPANPASWVSLAQLVYDFPELGDTDQLMAYIDKGREAEQPRAELLLGRLYYEGKTLPADAEKAEHHLQAAAEAGEVSAHYYLGQLYRRGYLGNVEPQKAVDHLLSAARGGQNSADYALAQLFSEGHGIRPQPGNAWVFAQLSQANPTPQSSELLQQLDQQLTPDQRSQAQSLLAQEKQARGSMAQGSNSTLALEALQEDEKEVDGEDSL, encoded by the coding sequence ATGATTCCCCACAAGAAAAGCGCAAGCCGGGGCCTCTGCGCCCTGGCCGCGGCGATCGCCTTGGCAGGCTGTGCGGGCCTGCCCGACCAGCGCCTGGCCAACGAAGCCCTCAAGCGCGGTGACACCGCGCTGGCCGAGCGCAACTACAAGGCCCTGGCTGACCTGGGCTACAGCGACGCACAAGTAGGCCTGGCCGACATCAAGGTCGCTACCCGCGACCCCTCGCAGCTCAAGGAAGCTGAGGCCACTTATCGCGCTGCGGCGGCAACCTCGCCACGCGCCCAGGCACGCCTCGGCCGCCTGCTGGTGGCCAAGCCCGACAGCACCCAGGCCGAACGCGAAGAAGCTCAGACCCTGCTCAAGCTCGCCGCCAAGCAGGGCCAAGGCAATACCCTGATCCCGCTGGCGATGCTTTACCTGACCTACCCGCAGAGTTTCCCCAACATCAATGCCCAGCAGCAGATCGACCAGTGGCGCGCTGCCGGCAACCCGGAAGCGGGCCTGGCCCAGGTGCTGCTGTATCGCACCCAGGGCACCTACGACCAGCACCTGGGTGAAGTCGAGAAGATCTGCAAGGCGGCGCTGAACACCAGCGACATCTGCTACGTCGAGCTGGCCACCGTGTACCAGAAACGCGGCCAGGCCGACCAGCAAGCCGCCCTGCTCGGCCAGCTCAAATCCGCTTATGCCCGCGGTGCGGTGCCTGCCACTCGGGTCGACAGCGTTGCCCGTGTACTGGCCGACCGTAGCCTGGGCCAGACCGACGAAAAAACCGCCAAAGCGCTGCTGGAACAGGTCGCCCCGGCCAATCCGGCTTCCTGGGTGAGCCTGGCGCAACTGGTCTACGACTTCCCGGAGCTGGGCGACACCGACCAGCTGATGGCCTACATCGACAAGGGCCGCGAAGCCGAACAGCCGCGTGCCGAACTGCTGCTCGGGCGCCTGTACTACGAAGGCAAGACCCTGCCAGCGGATGCCGAAAAGGCCGAACACCACCTGCAGGCAGCTGCCGAGGCCGGCGAAGTCAGCGCCCACTACTACCTTGGCCAGCTGTATCGCCGTGGCTACCTGGGCAACGTCGAGCCGCAAAAGGCCGTCGACCACCTGCTCAGCGCAGCCCGCGGTGGCCAGAACAGTGCCGACTATGCCCTTGCCCAGCTGTTCAGCGAAGGCCATGGCATTCGCCCACAACCTGGCAACGCCTGGGTATTCGCCCAGCTTTCGCAGGCCAACCCGACGCCGCAGTCCAGCGAACTGCTGCAGCAACTTGACCAGCAACTCACACCAGACCAGCGCAGCCAGGCACAGAGCCTGCTGGCGCAGGAAAAGCAAGCTCGCGGCAGCATGGCCCAAGGTAGCAATAGCACCCTGGCCCTCGAGGCCCTGCAAGAAGACGAAAAAGAAGTAGACGGTGAGGACTCGCTATGA
- a CDS encoding PilZ domain-containing protein — MNTAVNVNVVHESEAQRQHARVRIPAKLRYLDGERQTHEVKVEDLSAGGLSFYAKQPLKVGQVLRGRLQFVVDNLGLSMDIEFQMRSCNPSDGRTGAQFQNLEPRDIATLRHIITSHLSGELISVGDVLSTLQRDNFTKARKQKDGGSGLSAFGRLKAVTVTLGVFVVGVAAFGFVAKSLYGMYFVSHAEAGVVAVPTTNITMPRDGTVNSLVEPGGMVVKGAPLASFSTSMLDMLKGHLDDSQLEPAKVEELFGKQLSGTLTSPCDCVVARQLVDDGQYAAKGQPIFQLIPRTSNPMVEARFSYRQFDEVKPGTRVNFQVAGETEVRTGQIVSSSSLDSENLASDIRVQIKPDGGLPAELAGRPASVSSDRGPSLNWLIDKAVARGL, encoded by the coding sequence ATGAATACCGCCGTGAACGTCAATGTCGTGCATGAGTCCGAAGCCCAGCGCCAGCACGCCCGGGTGCGCATCCCGGCCAAGCTGCGCTATCTGGATGGCGAACGCCAGACCCATGAGGTCAAGGTCGAAGACCTGTCCGCTGGCGGCTTGAGTTTTTACGCCAAGCAGCCGCTGAAGGTCGGTCAGGTACTGCGCGGGCGCTTGCAGTTCGTGGTCGACAACCTGGGCTTGTCGATGGACATCGAGTTTCAGATGCGCTCCTGCAACCCGAGCGATGGCCGTACCGGTGCGCAGTTCCAGAACCTCGAACCCCGTGACATCGCCACCCTGCGCCATATCATCACCAGCCACCTTTCGGGTGAACTGATCAGCGTCGGCGACGTGCTCAGCACCCTGCAGCGCGACAATTTCACCAAGGCGCGCAAACAGAAGGACGGCGGCTCTGGCCTGTCCGCTTTCGGCCGCCTCAAGGCAGTGACCGTGACCCTCGGGGTATTTGTCGTCGGTGTAGCCGCTTTCGGCTTCGTCGCCAAATCGCTGTACGGCATGTACTTCGTCAGCCACGCCGAAGCCGGCGTGGTCGCGGTGCCGACCACCAACATCACCATGCCGCGTGACGGCACCGTCAACAGCCTGGTCGAGCCCGGTGGCATGGTGGTCAAGGGCGCGCCGCTGGCAAGCTTCAGCACCAGCATGCTGGACATGCTCAAAGGCCACCTGGACGACTCGCAGCTGGAGCCGGCCAAGGTCGAGGAACTGTTCGGCAAGCAACTCTCCGGCACCCTCACCAGCCCATGCGATTGCGTAGTCGCCCGCCAGCTGGTGGACGATGGCCAGTATGCCGCCAAGGGCCAGCCGATCTTCCAGCTGATCCCGCGTACCAGCAACCCGATGGTCGAGGCACGCTTCAGCTACCGCCAGTTCGACGAAGTCAAGCCAGGTACCCGCGTCAACTTCCAGGTGGCAGGCGAAACCGAAGTGCGCACCGGCCAGATCGTCAGCAGCTCCAGCCTCGACAGCGAAAACCTGGCCTCCGACATCCGCGTGCAGATCAAACCAGACGGCGGCCTGCCTGCCGAGCTGGCCGGGCGCCCGGCATCGGTCAGCAGCGACCGTGGCCCTTCGCTCAACTGGCTGATCGACAAAGCCGTGGCCCGTGGGCTGTAA
- the alg8 gene encoding mannuronan synthase — MQRLQTVLLQCAGWLLYMSLLMLIALALPAEIFDSQSKHFIFLVGAVGIWRYSMGATHFIRGMIFLYGVYPYLRRKVQKMGSAADPSHVYLMVTSFRIEALTTAQVYSSVIREAIDCGFPTTVVCSLVEMSDELLVKSLWAKYNPPAHVKLDIVRIAGTGKRDGLAYGFRAISRMLPDENAVVAVIDGDTVLAEGVVRKTVPWFKLYPNVGGLTTNEFCEVRGGYIMSEWHKLRFAQRHINMCSMALSKRVLTMTGRMSMFRASVVTNPEFIADVESDSLMHWRLGRFKFLTGDDKSSWFSLMRLGYDTFYVPDAAINTVEHPPEKSFLKASRKLMYRWYGNNLRQNSRALGLGMRRLGLFTSIVLFDQRVSMWTSLLGLTVAVIASLKFGLGFLLVYLLWIGITRLILTIMLLCSGHNVGPAYPLILYYNQIVGALMKIYVFFRLDKQSWTRQPTALKRDLASFQQWFNTWSSRTMTFSAASIFVAVLFMVV; from the coding sequence ATGCAAAGGCTACAGACAGTGCTGCTGCAGTGCGCCGGTTGGCTGCTCTACATGAGCCTGCTCATGTTGATCGCCCTGGCCTTGCCGGCCGAAATCTTCGACTCGCAGTCCAAGCACTTCATCTTCCTGGTCGGCGCAGTCGGCATCTGGCGCTACTCCATGGGCGCCACCCATTTCATTCGCGGCATGATCTTCCTTTACGGCGTGTACCCCTACCTGCGCCGCAAGGTGCAGAAGATGGGCAGCGCGGCCGACCCGTCGCACGTGTACCTGATGGTCACCAGCTTTCGCATCGAAGCGTTGACCACTGCCCAGGTGTACAGCTCGGTGATCCGTGAAGCGATCGATTGCGGCTTCCCCACCACCGTGGTCTGTTCGCTGGTGGAAATGTCCGATGAGCTGCTGGTAAAGAGCCTGTGGGCCAAATACAACCCGCCCGCCCACGTGAAGCTGGACATCGTGCGCATCGCCGGGACCGGCAAGCGTGATGGCCTGGCGTACGGTTTTCGCGCTATCTCGCGGATGCTGCCGGATGAGAACGCCGTTGTCGCGGTGATCGACGGCGACACCGTGCTGGCCGAAGGCGTGGTTCGCAAGACCGTACCCTGGTTCAAGCTGTACCCGAACGTCGGTGGCCTGACCACCAACGAGTTCTGCGAAGTGCGCGGTGGCTACATCATGAGCGAGTGGCACAAGCTGCGCTTCGCCCAGCGCCACATCAACATGTGCTCGATGGCCCTGAGCAAGCGCGTGCTGACCATGACCGGGCGCATGTCGATGTTCCGTGCCAGCGTGGTGACCAACCCCGAGTTCATCGCCGACGTCGAAAGCGACTCGCTGATGCACTGGCGCCTGGGCCGCTTCAAGTTCCTCACCGGTGACGACAAGTCCAGCTGGTTCAGCCTGATGCGCCTTGGCTACGACACCTTCTACGTGCCGGACGCCGCCATCAACACGGTCGAGCACCCGCCGGAGAAGAGCTTCCTCAAGGCCAGCCGCAAACTGATGTACCGCTGGTACGGCAACAACCTGCGGCAGAACTCCCGCGCGCTGGGCTTGGGCATGCGCCGCCTGGGGCTGTTCACCAGCATCGTGCTGTTCGACCAGCGCGTGTCGATGTGGACCAGCCTCTTGGGCCTGACCGTGGCCGTGATCGCCAGCCTCAAGTTCGGCCTCGGCTTCCTGCTGGTGTACCTGCTGTGGATCGGCATCACCCGCCTGATCCTCACCATCATGCTGCTGTGCTCGGGGCATAACGTCGGCCCGGCCTATCCGCTGATCCTCTATTACAACCAGATCGTCGGCGCGCTGATGAAGATCTACGTCTTCTTCCGCCTCGACAAGCAGTCCTGGACCCGTCAACCGACTGCCCTGAAACGTGACCTCGCCAGTTTTCAACAATGGTTCAACACCTGGTCCTCGCGGACTATGACCTTCTCGGCTGCCAGCATCTTCGTCGCTGTGCTGTTCATGGTCGTGTGA
- a CDS encoding nucleotide sugar dehydrogenase, producing MRISIFGLGYVGAVCAGCLTARGHDVIGVDVSSTKIDLINQGKSPIVEPGLEALLQQGIANGRLRGTTDFAEAIRASDVSMICVGTPSKKNGDLGLEYIESVCREIGYVLRDTTRRHTIVVRSTVLPGTVKNVVIPILEDCSGKKAGVDFGVAVNPEFLRESTAIKDYDHPPMTVIGELDSASGDVLQSLYEELDAPIIRKPIEVAEMIKYTCNVWHATKVTFANEIGNIAKAVGVDGRDVMDVVCQDKVLNLSQYYMRPGFAFGGSCLPKDVRALTYRAASLDVRAPLLDSLMRSNESQVQNAFELIEAHDKRKVALLGLSFKAGTDDLRESPLVELAERLIGKGYQLDIYDENVEYARVHGANKEYIESKIPHVSSLLNANFQKVIDNADIIVLGNRDEQFRALAEQAPAGKQVIDLVGFMSKPTCTTRGTEGICW from the coding sequence ATGCGTATCAGCATCTTTGGTTTGGGTTATGTGGGTGCGGTCTGTGCAGGTTGCCTGACGGCGCGAGGCCATGACGTGATTGGTGTGGACGTGTCCAGCACCAAGATCGACCTGATCAACCAGGGCAAGTCGCCCATCGTCGAACCTGGCCTGGAAGCACTGCTGCAGCAGGGCATCGCCAACGGCCGCCTGCGTGGCACCACCGACTTCGCCGAGGCCATCCGCGCCAGCGACGTGTCGATGATCTGCGTCGGTACCCCAAGCAAGAAAAATGGCGACCTGGGCCTGGAATACATCGAGTCGGTCTGCCGCGAAATCGGCTACGTCCTGCGCGATACCACTCGCCGCCACACCATCGTGGTGCGCAGCACGGTGCTGCCAGGCACGGTCAAGAACGTGGTCATCCCGATTCTCGAAGACTGCTCGGGCAAGAAAGCCGGCGTCGACTTCGGCGTCGCGGTCAACCCCGAGTTCCTGCGTGAAAGCACCGCGATCAAGGACTACGACCACCCACCGATGACTGTCATCGGCGAACTGGACAGCGCCAGCGGCGACGTCCTGCAAAGCCTGTACGAAGAACTCGATGCACCGATCATCCGCAAGCCGATCGAAGTCGCCGAGATGATCAAGTACACCTGCAACGTCTGGCACGCCACCAAGGTCACCTTCGCCAACGAAATCGGCAACATCGCCAAGGCCGTCGGCGTCGATGGCCGCGACGTGATGGACGTGGTCTGCCAGGACAAGGTGCTGAACCTGTCGCAGTACTACATGCGCCCCGGCTTCGCCTTCGGCGGCTCGTGCCTGCCCAAGGACGTGCGCGCCCTCACCTACCGTGCCGCCAGCCTCGACGTACGGGCGCCACTGCTCGACTCGCTGATGCGCAGCAACGAATCTCAGGTGCAGAACGCCTTCGAACTGATCGAAGCCCACGACAAGCGCAAGGTCGCCTTGCTGGGCCTGAGCTTCAAGGCCGGTACCGACGACCTGCGTGAAAGCCCGCTGGTCGAGTTGGCCGAGCGCCTGATCGGCAAAGGCTACCAACTGGACATCTACGACGAGAACGTCGAGTACGCCCGGGTTCACGGCGCGAACAAAGAGTACATCGAGTCGAAGATCCCGCACGTCTCGTCGCTGCTCAACGCCAACTTCCAGAAGGTCATCGACAACGCCGACATCATCGTCCTGGGTAACCGTGACGAGCAGTTCCGCGCCCTGGCCGAACAGGCACCGGCTGGCAAGCAAGTGATCGACCTGGTCGGTTTCATGAGCAAGCCAACCTGCACTACCCGCGGTACAGAAGGCATCTGCTGGTAA
- a CDS encoding ABC transporter ATP-binding protein, producing the protein MNPIVCVHGIARILGCQPVLQDVSLSIPRGQTCVIIGPSGSGKSTLLNLIGLLDQPCRGQVVLAGRDMTAATADQRAIMRNRLLGFIFQSFNLLPRLTALDNVALPLSYRGIGRVAARQAAQQQLEAVGLGQRAQHLPADLSGGQRQRVAIARALVTEPALLLADEPTGNLDGATAEGIAALLLALNRERGVTLLMVTHDPAMARRMDRCIEVRNGGAFDA; encoded by the coding sequence ATGAACCCGATAGTCTGCGTACACGGTATCGCGCGCATCTTGGGCTGCCAGCCAGTGCTGCAAGATGTCTCTTTGTCCATCCCCCGCGGCCAGACCTGCGTCATCATCGGCCCTTCCGGCTCGGGCAAAAGTACCTTGCTCAACCTGATCGGCCTGCTCGACCAGCCTTGCCGTGGCCAGGTAGTGCTGGCTGGCCGGGACATGACCGCCGCCACCGCCGACCAGCGGGCAATCATGCGTAATCGCCTGCTGGGTTTCATCTTCCAGAGCTTCAACCTGCTGCCGCGCCTGACTGCGCTGGACAACGTCGCTTTGCCATTGAGTTACCGGGGCATCGGGCGGGTAGCGGCACGCCAGGCGGCGCAACAGCAACTGGAGGCGGTCGGGCTAGGTCAGCGGGCGCAGCATCTGCCTGCCGACTTGTCCGGTGGCCAGCGGCAACGGGTCGCCATCGCCCGGGCGCTGGTGACAGAGCCTGCGTTGCTGCTGGCCGATGAGCCGACCGGTAATCTCGATGGCGCCACGGCCGAGGGTATTGCAGCGCTGTTACTGGCGCTCAATCGTGAGCGGGGCGTGACCTTGCTGATGGTCACCCACGACCCTGCCATGGCGCGGCGCATGGACCGTTGCATCGAGGTGCGCAACGGTGGGGCCTTTGATGCCTGA
- a CDS encoding ABC transporter permease — protein MPEAYGPSWPQRLSEALASLRQAGPRAWLALIGIAVGCAALVALLNIGHSATQHARQLYRGMGSELLVANLQRPAEVAAPVALDLSVLPASIRAAAPLLVSVATVQLASKRHETLVGASTLQLAQVLDLQASQGRLLSAYDDDTTHVLLGATLARQLGARVGDRLQSGRYLFEVIGVLAQRGYNPMLPIQVDDVLLMPLPGMRRLGAAPEVGTVLARGHDVAVLTGTAQALTDYLVARLPGYEVDVQLPQQLLEGMANQSRMFTWVLAGFVGIALLLGGVGVMNVMLMSVAQRRREIGVRLALGARTRDIAWLFLLEALLLAGGGALLGTLVGLAASWGFALVSGWRYALDASSIALGMGSAMALGLFFGLQPALAAAHLQPVLALRDD, from the coding sequence ATGCCTGAGGCCTATGGCCCTTCGTGGCCACAGCGCTTGAGCGAGGCGTTGGCCAGCTTGCGTCAGGCGGGCCCCCGCGCCTGGCTGGCGCTGATCGGCATCGCTGTGGGATGCGCTGCGCTGGTGGCCTTGCTCAATATCGGCCACAGCGCCACGCAGCATGCTCGGCAGCTGTATCGAGGCATGGGCAGTGAACTGCTGGTCGCCAATCTGCAACGCCCCGCTGAAGTTGCAGCACCAGTGGCACTGGACCTGTCAGTACTGCCAGCGTCCATTCGTGCCGCTGCGCCATTGCTGGTTTCTGTGGCCACAGTGCAATTGGCAAGCAAGCGCCATGAGACCCTGGTCGGCGCAAGCACGCTGCAACTGGCGCAAGTGCTGGACCTGCAAGCCAGCCAGGGCCGCTTGTTGTCCGCCTACGACGATGACACCACTCACGTATTGCTGGGGGCCACACTGGCCCGGCAACTGGGTGCGCGTGTGGGCGATCGTCTGCAGTCGGGCCGCTACCTGTTCGAGGTGATTGGCGTGCTTGCGCAGCGGGGTTACAACCCGATGCTGCCAATACAGGTCGACGATGTTCTGTTGATGCCCTTGCCGGGTATGCGCCGCCTGGGCGCTGCGCCCGAGGTGGGGACGGTGCTTGCACGCGGGCATGATGTCGCGGTGTTAACGGGCACGGCGCAGGCGCTGACTGACTACCTGGTTGCACGATTGCCAGGTTACGAGGTCGACGTGCAACTGCCACAGCAGCTGCTGGAAGGGATGGCCAACCAGTCACGGATGTTCACGTGGGTGCTCGCCGGGTTTGTCGGTATCGCATTGCTGTTGGGTGGGGTCGGGGTGATGAATGTGATGCTGATGAGCGTAGCGCAGCGCCGTCGCGAGATCGGCGTGCGCTTGGCGCTGGGCGCACGCACCCGCGATATTGCCTGGTTGTTCCTGCTCGAAGCGCTTTTGCTGGCGGGTGGCGGAGCGTTGCTCGGAACACTTGTGGGGCTAGCGGCTAGCTGGGGCTTTGCCTTGGTGTCAGGCTGGCGCTATGCGCTGGATGCGTCATCGATAGCGCTGGGCATGGGCAGCGCGATGGCGCTCGGCCTGTTCTTCGGCTTGCAACCGGCGCTGGCTGCGGCGCACCTGCAACCTGTATTGGCGTTACGCGATGACTAG
- a CDS encoding TolC family protein produces the protein MTRWLVFLCSALLGVAVLAADPLQPPRADQGFAVSATAWAASGGAEVSLELADAVALALRDNRAIRSAYLERIAQKFDLRVARDHYAPQLSFKARYLGNRNSDDHYREVQLAPAASLLTPYGTRLSLDWAYGQTRADRAGVHYRDGANLMVIQPLLRGAGREVASAPLRQALLAEQLNRLVLKDRVAEVITRTILQYRELLHAQEQLHIAQQALARAQQLVEVNQALIAAGRMAAFDKVQAEAEVAGQELALESSRNQLHASRLALAQVLAVDLATPLRAVEKAHVQRLRVDTAQALTQAEALQPAYLMQVITGEQALIELQVARNEQWWDVSLVGGASQTRQRPGNQAGWEHYVGLELEIPLGDLSRRQAEVRARVAVERQQVSLAEARQQLQRDVLTAVRDSQVRWRQLEIAARALALSRRKLEIEQEKLAVGRSSNFQVLSFESDLRHAQSVELDARIAYLNGQAELDRTLGTTLESWAVALND, from the coding sequence ATGACTAGATGGCTCGTTTTTCTGTGCTCGGCGCTGCTGGGCGTTGCCGTACTGGCTGCTGATCCGCTGCAGCCGCCTCGTGCGGACCAGGGCTTTGCGGTGTCGGCCACTGCCTGGGCGGCCAGCGGGGGTGCCGAGGTATCGCTGGAGCTGGCCGATGCCGTTGCCTTGGCCCTGCGCGACAACCGCGCCATCCGCAGTGCTTATCTTGAGCGCATCGCGCAGAAATTCGACCTGCGCGTGGCGCGTGATCACTATGCCCCGCAGCTGTCATTCAAGGCACGCTACCTTGGCAATCGCAACAGTGATGACCACTACCGCGAAGTCCAGCTCGCTCCGGCGGCGAGCCTGCTCACGCCCTACGGCACACGGCTGAGCCTGGACTGGGCGTACGGCCAGACACGCGCCGACAGGGCTGGCGTACATTACCGCGATGGCGCCAACCTGATGGTGATACAGCCGCTGCTGCGCGGTGCCGGGCGCGAGGTGGCCAGTGCACCGCTACGCCAGGCGCTACTGGCCGAGCAGCTCAACCGGCTGGTGCTCAAAGACCGCGTGGCTGAAGTGATCACGCGCACCATCCTGCAATATCGCGAACTGCTTCACGCCCAGGAGCAGTTGCACATTGCCCAGCAGGCACTGGCCCGGGCCCAGCAGTTGGTAGAGGTGAACCAGGCGCTGATCGCTGCCGGGCGCATGGCCGCATTCGACAAGGTTCAGGCCGAAGCCGAGGTGGCTGGGCAGGAGTTGGCGCTGGAAAGCAGCCGTAATCAGCTCCACGCAAGCCGGCTGGCGTTGGCCCAGGTGTTGGCAGTGGACCTAGCCACCCCTTTGCGAGCAGTGGAAAAGGCCCACGTCCAGCGCTTGCGGGTCGATACTGCGCAGGCACTGACCCAAGCCGAAGCGCTGCAGCCTGCGTATCTGATGCAAGTGATCACGGGTGAGCAGGCGTTGATTGAGCTGCAGGTGGCACGCAATGAGCAATGGTGGGACGTGTCGCTGGTCGGCGGGGCCAGCCAGACGCGCCAGCGCCCTGGCAACCAGGCCGGCTGGGAGCACTATGTAGGGCTGGAGCTGGAAATACCGCTTGGAGACCTGAGCCGGCGTCAGGCCGAGGTACGTGCCCGTGTGGCGGTCGAAAGGCAGCAGGTCAGCCTGGCCGAGGCGCGCCAGCAACTCCAGCGAGATGTGTTGACTGCAGTGCGCGATTCCCAGGTGCGTTGGCGCCAGCTGGAAATTGCCGCACGGGCGCTGGCGCTATCGCGGCGCAAACTGGAGATAGAGCAGGAAAAGCTCGCCGTCGGACGCTCGAGCAATTTCCAGGTGCTCAGCTTCGAAAGCGATTTGCGCCATGCACAGAGCGTCGAACTGGATGCCAGAATTGCCTACCTCAATGGCCAGGCTGAACTCGACCGGACACTGGGTACCACGCTGGAAAGCTGGGCTGTGGCGCTCAATGATTAG